One genomic window of Arachis stenosperma cultivar V10309 chromosome 10, arast.V10309.gnm1.PFL2, whole genome shotgun sequence includes the following:
- the LOC130957233 gene encoding putative F-box protein At1g67623: MVASNLIEDLFNMQATCKEFLGAATSDDVYKHATMSYKPLAHFLLHLDGPEKRFLDRCVEVGNVDAILRHGFVEYLQFGHRDKGMELLARASTEGNVEAGYLCPMLLMFDHEEEEEVKMGVQMMEVIRISRKLESCSKFFRGISNDAIVLLLEMFASE; the protein is encoded by the coding sequence ATGGTTGCATCGAATTTGATTGAGGATCTGTTCAACATGCAGGCGACGTGTAAGGAGTTCCTGGGTGCGGCAACTTCAGATGATGTATACAAGCATGCGACGATGTCGTATAAACCGTTAGCGCACTTTTTACTTCACCTCGACGGGCCTGAAAAGAGATTCCTTGATCGCTGCGTGGAAGTAGGAAATGTGGATGCTATACTCCGACATGGGTTCGTGGAGTATCTCCAGTTTGGCCATCGTGACAAAGGGATGGAACTGCTTGCTAGGGCCTCAACAGAGGGCAACGTCGAAGCAGGTTACCTGTGTCCTATGTTGCTAATGTTTGATCacgaagaggaggaagaagtgAAAATGGGTGTTCAAATGATGGAAGTTATCCGTATTTCTAGGAAGCTCGAGAGCTGCAGCAAGTTCTTCAGGGGCATTTCCAATGATGCCATTGTGCTCTTATTAGAAATGTTTGCATCTGAATGA
- the LOC130955147 gene encoding uncharacterized protein LOC130955147 isoform X2: protein MEATAAVAAAANAAAARGASLQLPPPPSRKEWRAVSEHHHSSRNPEDEELDNSKVGQSDERTIYEVQQGREPLDVDFCSITVDGTIDNDILQQQIHGVVRQRQELQQMEIELKAQMIARTEIMEIRNSYDAQLKEHVNNASKLQEQLCERERTIHELERKMEEKERELHTIKLDNEAAWAKQDLLREQNKELATFRRERDHSEAERAQHMKQIHDLQEHIQEKDRQLIELQEQHRVAQETLMYKDEQLREAQAWINRVREMDVFQSTTNQTLQAELRERTEQYNQLWMGFQRQFAEMERLHLHAIQQLQLELADARERSGTYHEDSQMSQMNSKKNVTQFGQENGNQFDLNGSNASGGNNGLIPNESSDNIPPFASSGNASVQTDHVAGVAMAPSSLLVPPSYLPPGQVTALHPFVMHQQGVPNSVASQVPQSHVGHFHPLAALSPMQQWKNQQAVSEGSQVSMQDDPSASQTDQSMMRSDAKFNYEMPVNGQALHGDYLDAHIHQNEETQSVISSSTAETQVLQSVDKGQHVATQQDHGLRQISSQFSDALRLNSVDSNGEIKDKNSVTLPSEGHDQVLLVEAASSAGNASPVTAHAVHNDMVHSNITDSVLPEAFSSTGQTASTTIANPMESPLIDERSLLASIVRTIPAGGRIRISSTLPNRLGKMLAPLHWHDYKKKYGKLDDFVASHPELFMIEGDYIQLREGAQKMVAANAAVAKVAAAAAASSPHSSYMPTVAVTPMANTYRLKKVPSVDSKNIKTDKSFQDYAVISSNMGDDPLKLSVMQHQQSNGACFGVAGGLSNVKILTKSKDSREKDGPSVQSGVQLAVGNGVTLDRTGMNNAQNSGPANGRPVSNFASKQQARATGAVYHSRR, encoded by the exons atggagGCCACGGCTGCCGTTGCGGCTGCCGCCAACGCCGCTGCTGCTCGCGGCGCCTCTCTCCAGTTACCGCCACCTCCATCACGCAAGGAATGGCGTGCTGTTTCCGAGCACCATCATTCGTCGAGAAACCCTGAGGACGAG GAGCTAGACAACTCAAAAGTAGGGCAATCGGATGAGAGAACCATTTATGAG GTGCAGCAAGGAAGAGAGCCTCTTGATGTCGATTTCTGTTCGATAACAGTGGATGGAACAATAGACAATGATATtttgcagcagcagattcatgGTGTTGTAAGGCAAAGACAGGAATTACAGCAAATGGAGATCGAACTGAAAGCTCAAATGATTGCTAGAACTGAGATAATGGAAATACGAAACAGCTATGATGCTCAACTCAAAGAACACGTTAACAATGCCAGTAAGCTTCAG GAGCAACTTTGTGAGAGGGAACGTACAATTCATGAATTGGAAAGGAAAATGGAAGAGAAGGAAAGAGAACTGCACACCATTAAATTAGACAATGAAGCG GCATGGGCAAAGCAAGACCTTCTTCGTGAGCAAAACAAAGAGCTAGCAACTTTCAG AAGGGAGCGTGATCATTCAGAAGCTGAAAGAGCTCAGCATATGAAACAAATACATGATCTTCAAGAACATATTCAAGAAAAAGACAGGCAGCTTATTGAGTTGCAAGAACAG CACAGAGTAGCTCAAGAAACCCTAATGTATAAAGATGAACAATTGAGAGAAGCCCAAGCTTGGATAAACCGTGTTCGTGAGATGGATGTTTTCCAATCAACAACAAACCAGACATTGCAGGCTGAATTGCGGGAACGTACAGAGCAGTATAACCAGCTCTGGATGGGTTTCCAGAGACAG TTTGCGGAGATGGAAAGACTTCATTTGCATGCTATCCAGCAGCTACAGCTTGAGCTAGCTGATGCAAGGGAGAGGAGTGGCACTTACCACGAGGACTCACAAATGTCCCAAATGAATTCAAAAAAGAATGTAACTCAGTTTGGACAGGAAAACGGAAACCAATTCGACTTGAATGGAAGCAATGCTTCAGGTGGAAATAATGGTCTTATTCCAAATGAAAGCTCAGATAATATTCCTCCATTTGCATCTAGTGGCAATGCTTCGGTCCAG ACTGATCATGTTGCTGGTGTCGCTATGGCTCCATCCTCCCTACTTGTGCCACCTTCATACCTTCCACCTGGCCAGGTGACTGCATTACATCCGTTTGTCATGCATCAACAAGGAGTGCCAAATTCAGTTGCATCACAAGTTCCTCAATCACATGTTGGCCACTTTCACCCACTGGCAGCATTGTCACCTATGCAGCAATGGAAAAATCAACAG GCTGTCTCGGAGGGTTCACAGGTATCGATGCAGGATGATCCTTCTGCATCCCAAACTGATCAGAGTATGATGAGATCCGATGCTAAGTTTAATTATGAAATGCCCGTTAATGGACAAGCTCTTCATGGAGACTATTTGGATGCTCACATCCACCAAAATGAGGAGACTCAATCTGTAATTTCATCTTCTACTGCGGAAACACAG GTTCTTCAGTCAGTTGATAAAGGCCAACATGTTGCTACCCAGCAAGACCATGGCTTACGACAAATTTCGTCACAGTTCTCCGATGCCTTAAGATTGAACTCTGTTGACTCTAATGGTGAAATTAAG GATAAGAATTCTGTGACGTTACCTAGTGAGGGACATGACCAAGTATTGTTGGTAGAGGCAGCAAGTTCTGCTGGAAATGCATCACCTGTCACAGCCCATGCAGTTCACAATGATATGGTACATAGCAACATCACTGATTCAGTCTTGCCTGAAGCATTCTCCTCCACTGGCCAGACAGCATCAACTACAATTGCAAACCCTATGGAAAGTCCTCTAATTGATGAAAGATCATTGCTGGCTAGTATTGTTCGCACTATTCCAGCTGGTGGCCGGATTCGAATCAGTTCAACA CTCCCTAACAGACTCGGTAAAATGCTCGCTCCTCTGCACTGGCATGATTACAAGAAAAAGTATGGAAAGCTGGATGATTTTGTTGCTAGCCATCCTGAA TTATTTATGATTGAGGGTGACTATATTCAGCTTCGCGAAGGAGCACAAAAAATGGTAGCTGCCAATGCCGCTGTTGCCAAAGTTGCTGCAGCAGCTGCAGCATCATCCCCTCATTCTTCATATATGCCTACTGTGGCTGTTACACCAATGGCCAACACTTATCGCCTGAAGAAAGTTCCTTCAGTTgattccaaaaatatcaaaactGATAAGTCTTTTCAGGATTATGCTGTTATCTCTTCGAATATGGGTGATGATCCTCTAAAATTATCAGTAATGCAGCATCAGCAATCAAATGGTGCATGCTTTGGTGTTGCGGGAGGCCTTTCAAATGttaaaattttgaccaagtctaAGGATTCTCGGGAAAAGGATGGCCCATCTGTTCAGTCTGGTGTACAATTAGCTGTTGGTAATGGTGTAACCCTGGACCGAACCGGTATGAACAATGCCCAAAATTCAGGCCCGGCAAATGGGAGGCCAGTTTCCAATTTCGCTTCAAAACAGCAGGCCAG GGCAACTGGTGCTGTGTACCATTCTCGAAGATA G
- the LOC130955147 gene encoding uncharacterized protein LOC130955147 isoform X3, whose protein sequence is MEATAAVAAAANAAAARGASLQLPPPPSRKEWRAVSEHHHSSRNPEDEELDNSKVGQSDERTIYEQGREPLDVDFCSITVDGTIDNDILQQQIHGVVRQRQELQQMEIELKAQMIARTEIMEIRNSYDAQLKEHVNNASKLQEQLCERERTIHELERKMEEKERELHTIKLDNEAAWAKQDLLREQNKELATFRRERDHSEAERAQHMKQIHDLQEHIQEKDRQLIELQEQHRVAQETLMYKDEQLREAQAWINRVREMDVFQSTTNQTLQAELRERTEQYNQLWMGFQRQFAEMERLHLHAIQQLQLELADARERSGTYHEDSQMSQMNSKKNVTQFGQENGNQFDLNGSNASGGNNGLIPNESSDNIPPFASSGNASVQTDHVAGVAMAPSSLLVPPSYLPPGQVTALHPFVMHQQGVPNSVASQVPQSHVGHFHPLAALSPMQQWKNQQAVSEGSQVSMQDDPSASQTDQSMMRSDAKFNYEMPVNGQALHGDYLDAHIHQNEETQSVISSSTAETQVLQSVDKGQHVATQQDHGLRQISSQFSDALRLNSVDSNGEIKDKNSVTLPSEGHDQVLLVEAASSAGNASPVTAHAVHNDMVHSNITDSVLPEAFSSTGQTASTTIANPMESPLIDERSLLASIVRTIPAGGRIRISSTLPNRLGKMLAPLHWHDYKKKYGKLDDFVASHPELFMIEGDYIQLREGAQKMVAANAAVAKVAAAAAASSPHSSYMPTVAVTPMANTYRLKKVPSVDSKNIKTDKSFQDYAVISSNMGDDPLKLSVMQHQQSNGACFGVAGGLSNVKILTKSKDSREKDGPSVQSGVQLAVGNGVTLDRTGMNNAQNSGPANGRPVSNFASKQQARATGAVYHSRR, encoded by the exons atggagGCCACGGCTGCCGTTGCGGCTGCCGCCAACGCCGCTGCTGCTCGCGGCGCCTCTCTCCAGTTACCGCCACCTCCATCACGCAAGGAATGGCGTGCTGTTTCCGAGCACCATCATTCGTCGAGAAACCCTGAGGACGAG GAGCTAGACAACTCAAAAGTAGGGCAATCGGATGAGAGAACCATTTATGAG CAAGGAAGAGAGCCTCTTGATGTCGATTTCTGTTCGATAACAGTGGATGGAACAATAGACAATGATATtttgcagcagcagattcatgGTGTTGTAAGGCAAAGACAGGAATTACAGCAAATGGAGATCGAACTGAAAGCTCAAATGATTGCTAGAACTGAGATAATGGAAATACGAAACAGCTATGATGCTCAACTCAAAGAACACGTTAACAATGCCAGTAAGCTTCAG GAGCAACTTTGTGAGAGGGAACGTACAATTCATGAATTGGAAAGGAAAATGGAAGAGAAGGAAAGAGAACTGCACACCATTAAATTAGACAATGAAGCG GCATGGGCAAAGCAAGACCTTCTTCGTGAGCAAAACAAAGAGCTAGCAACTTTCAG AAGGGAGCGTGATCATTCAGAAGCTGAAAGAGCTCAGCATATGAAACAAATACATGATCTTCAAGAACATATTCAAGAAAAAGACAGGCAGCTTATTGAGTTGCAAGAACAG CACAGAGTAGCTCAAGAAACCCTAATGTATAAAGATGAACAATTGAGAGAAGCCCAAGCTTGGATAAACCGTGTTCGTGAGATGGATGTTTTCCAATCAACAACAAACCAGACATTGCAGGCTGAATTGCGGGAACGTACAGAGCAGTATAACCAGCTCTGGATGGGTTTCCAGAGACAG TTTGCGGAGATGGAAAGACTTCATTTGCATGCTATCCAGCAGCTACAGCTTGAGCTAGCTGATGCAAGGGAGAGGAGTGGCACTTACCACGAGGACTCACAAATGTCCCAAATGAATTCAAAAAAGAATGTAACTCAGTTTGGACAGGAAAACGGAAACCAATTCGACTTGAATGGAAGCAATGCTTCAGGTGGAAATAATGGTCTTATTCCAAATGAAAGCTCAGATAATATTCCTCCATTTGCATCTAGTGGCAATGCTTCGGTCCAG ACTGATCATGTTGCTGGTGTCGCTATGGCTCCATCCTCCCTACTTGTGCCACCTTCATACCTTCCACCTGGCCAGGTGACTGCATTACATCCGTTTGTCATGCATCAACAAGGAGTGCCAAATTCAGTTGCATCACAAGTTCCTCAATCACATGTTGGCCACTTTCACCCACTGGCAGCATTGTCACCTATGCAGCAATGGAAAAATCAACAG GCTGTCTCGGAGGGTTCACAGGTATCGATGCAGGATGATCCTTCTGCATCCCAAACTGATCAGAGTATGATGAGATCCGATGCTAAGTTTAATTATGAAATGCCCGTTAATGGACAAGCTCTTCATGGAGACTATTTGGATGCTCACATCCACCAAAATGAGGAGACTCAATCTGTAATTTCATCTTCTACTGCGGAAACACAG GTTCTTCAGTCAGTTGATAAAGGCCAACATGTTGCTACCCAGCAAGACCATGGCTTACGACAAATTTCGTCACAGTTCTCCGATGCCTTAAGATTGAACTCTGTTGACTCTAATGGTGAAATTAAG GATAAGAATTCTGTGACGTTACCTAGTGAGGGACATGACCAAGTATTGTTGGTAGAGGCAGCAAGTTCTGCTGGAAATGCATCACCTGTCACAGCCCATGCAGTTCACAATGATATGGTACATAGCAACATCACTGATTCAGTCTTGCCTGAAGCATTCTCCTCCACTGGCCAGACAGCATCAACTACAATTGCAAACCCTATGGAAAGTCCTCTAATTGATGAAAGATCATTGCTGGCTAGTATTGTTCGCACTATTCCAGCTGGTGGCCGGATTCGAATCAGTTCAACA CTCCCTAACAGACTCGGTAAAATGCTCGCTCCTCTGCACTGGCATGATTACAAGAAAAAGTATGGAAAGCTGGATGATTTTGTTGCTAGCCATCCTGAA TTATTTATGATTGAGGGTGACTATATTCAGCTTCGCGAAGGAGCACAAAAAATGGTAGCTGCCAATGCCGCTGTTGCCAAAGTTGCTGCAGCAGCTGCAGCATCATCCCCTCATTCTTCATATATGCCTACTGTGGCTGTTACACCAATGGCCAACACTTATCGCCTGAAGAAAGTTCCTTCAGTTgattccaaaaatatcaaaactGATAAGTCTTTTCAGGATTATGCTGTTATCTCTTCGAATATGGGTGATGATCCTCTAAAATTATCAGTAATGCAGCATCAGCAATCAAATGGTGCATGCTTTGGTGTTGCGGGAGGCCTTTCAAATGttaaaattttgaccaagtctaAGGATTCTCGGGAAAAGGATGGCCCATCTGTTCAGTCTGGTGTACAATTAGCTGTTGGTAATGGTGTAACCCTGGACCGAACCGGTATGAACAATGCCCAAAATTCAGGCCCGGCAAATGGGAGGCCAGTTTCCAATTTCGCTTCAAAACAGCAGGCCAG GGCAACTGGTGCTGTGTACCATTCTCGAAGATAG
- the LOC130955147 gene encoding uncharacterized protein LOC130955147 isoform X1 → MEATAAVAAAANAAAARGASLQLPPPPSRKEWRAVSEHHHSSRNPEDEELDNSKVGQSDERTIYEVQQGREPLDVDFCSITVDGTIDNDILQQQIHGVVRQRQELQQMEIELKAQMIARTEIMEIRNSYDAQLKEHVNNASKLQEQLCERERTIHELERKMEEKERELHTIKLDNEAAWAKQDLLREQNKELATFRRERDHSEAERAQHMKQIHDLQEHIQEKDRQLIELQEQHRVAQETLMYKDEQLREAQAWINRVREMDVFQSTTNQTLQAELRERTEQYNQLWMGFQRQFAEMERLHLHAIQQLQLELADARERSGTYHEDSQMSQMNSKKNVTQFGQENGNQFDLNGSNASGGNNGLIPNESSDNIPPFASSGNASVQTDHVAGVAMAPSSLLVPPSYLPPGQVTALHPFVMHQQGVPNSVASQVPQSHVGHFHPLAALSPMQQWKNQQAVSEGSQVSMQDDPSASQTDQSMMRSDAKFNYEMPVNGQALHGDYLDAHIHQNEETQSVISSSTAETQVLQSVDKGQHVATQQDHGLRQISSQFSDALRLNSVDSNGEIKDKNSVTLPSEGHDQVLLVEAASSAGNASPVTAHAVHNDMVHSNITDSVLPEAFSSTGQTASTTIANPMESPLIDERSLLASIVRTIPAGGRIRISSTLPNRLGKMLAPLHWHDYKKKYGKLDDFVASHPELFMIEGDYIQLREGAQKMVAANAAVAKVAAAAAASSPHSSYMPTVAVTPMANTYRLKKVPSVDSKNIKTDKSFQDYAVISSNMGDDPLKLSVMQHQQSNGACFGVAGGLSNVKILTKSKDSREKDGPSVQSGVQLAVGNGVTLDRTGMNNAQNSGPANGRPVSNFASKQQARATGAVYHSRR, encoded by the exons atggagGCCACGGCTGCCGTTGCGGCTGCCGCCAACGCCGCTGCTGCTCGCGGCGCCTCTCTCCAGTTACCGCCACCTCCATCACGCAAGGAATGGCGTGCTGTTTCCGAGCACCATCATTCGTCGAGAAACCCTGAGGACGAG GAGCTAGACAACTCAAAAGTAGGGCAATCGGATGAGAGAACCATTTATGAG GTGCAGCAAGGAAGAGAGCCTCTTGATGTCGATTTCTGTTCGATAACAGTGGATGGAACAATAGACAATGATATtttgcagcagcagattcatgGTGTTGTAAGGCAAAGACAGGAATTACAGCAAATGGAGATCGAACTGAAAGCTCAAATGATTGCTAGAACTGAGATAATGGAAATACGAAACAGCTATGATGCTCAACTCAAAGAACACGTTAACAATGCCAGTAAGCTTCAG GAGCAACTTTGTGAGAGGGAACGTACAATTCATGAATTGGAAAGGAAAATGGAAGAGAAGGAAAGAGAACTGCACACCATTAAATTAGACAATGAAGCG GCATGGGCAAAGCAAGACCTTCTTCGTGAGCAAAACAAAGAGCTAGCAACTTTCAG AAGGGAGCGTGATCATTCAGAAGCTGAAAGAGCTCAGCATATGAAACAAATACATGATCTTCAAGAACATATTCAAGAAAAAGACAGGCAGCTTATTGAGTTGCAAGAACAG CACAGAGTAGCTCAAGAAACCCTAATGTATAAAGATGAACAATTGAGAGAAGCCCAAGCTTGGATAAACCGTGTTCGTGAGATGGATGTTTTCCAATCAACAACAAACCAGACATTGCAGGCTGAATTGCGGGAACGTACAGAGCAGTATAACCAGCTCTGGATGGGTTTCCAGAGACAG TTTGCGGAGATGGAAAGACTTCATTTGCATGCTATCCAGCAGCTACAGCTTGAGCTAGCTGATGCAAGGGAGAGGAGTGGCACTTACCACGAGGACTCACAAATGTCCCAAATGAATTCAAAAAAGAATGTAACTCAGTTTGGACAGGAAAACGGAAACCAATTCGACTTGAATGGAAGCAATGCTTCAGGTGGAAATAATGGTCTTATTCCAAATGAAAGCTCAGATAATATTCCTCCATTTGCATCTAGTGGCAATGCTTCGGTCCAG ACTGATCATGTTGCTGGTGTCGCTATGGCTCCATCCTCCCTACTTGTGCCACCTTCATACCTTCCACCTGGCCAGGTGACTGCATTACATCCGTTTGTCATGCATCAACAAGGAGTGCCAAATTCAGTTGCATCACAAGTTCCTCAATCACATGTTGGCCACTTTCACCCACTGGCAGCATTGTCACCTATGCAGCAATGGAAAAATCAACAG GCTGTCTCGGAGGGTTCACAGGTATCGATGCAGGATGATCCTTCTGCATCCCAAACTGATCAGAGTATGATGAGATCCGATGCTAAGTTTAATTATGAAATGCCCGTTAATGGACAAGCTCTTCATGGAGACTATTTGGATGCTCACATCCACCAAAATGAGGAGACTCAATCTGTAATTTCATCTTCTACTGCGGAAACACAG GTTCTTCAGTCAGTTGATAAAGGCCAACATGTTGCTACCCAGCAAGACCATGGCTTACGACAAATTTCGTCACAGTTCTCCGATGCCTTAAGATTGAACTCTGTTGACTCTAATGGTGAAATTAAG GATAAGAATTCTGTGACGTTACCTAGTGAGGGACATGACCAAGTATTGTTGGTAGAGGCAGCAAGTTCTGCTGGAAATGCATCACCTGTCACAGCCCATGCAGTTCACAATGATATGGTACATAGCAACATCACTGATTCAGTCTTGCCTGAAGCATTCTCCTCCACTGGCCAGACAGCATCAACTACAATTGCAAACCCTATGGAAAGTCCTCTAATTGATGAAAGATCATTGCTGGCTAGTATTGTTCGCACTATTCCAGCTGGTGGCCGGATTCGAATCAGTTCAACA CTCCCTAACAGACTCGGTAAAATGCTCGCTCCTCTGCACTGGCATGATTACAAGAAAAAGTATGGAAAGCTGGATGATTTTGTTGCTAGCCATCCTGAA TTATTTATGATTGAGGGTGACTATATTCAGCTTCGCGAAGGAGCACAAAAAATGGTAGCTGCCAATGCCGCTGTTGCCAAAGTTGCTGCAGCAGCTGCAGCATCATCCCCTCATTCTTCATATATGCCTACTGTGGCTGTTACACCAATGGCCAACACTTATCGCCTGAAGAAAGTTCCTTCAGTTgattccaaaaatatcaaaactGATAAGTCTTTTCAGGATTATGCTGTTATCTCTTCGAATATGGGTGATGATCCTCTAAAATTATCAGTAATGCAGCATCAGCAATCAAATGGTGCATGCTTTGGTGTTGCGGGAGGCCTTTCAAATGttaaaattttgaccaagtctaAGGATTCTCGGGAAAAGGATGGCCCATCTGTTCAGTCTGGTGTACAATTAGCTGTTGGTAATGGTGTAACCCTGGACCGAACCGGTATGAACAATGCCCAAAATTCAGGCCCGGCAAATGGGAGGCCAGTTTCCAATTTCGCTTCAAAACAGCAGGCCAG GGCAACTGGTGCTGTGTACCATTCTCGAAGATAG